One Schlesneria paludicola DSM 18645 DNA segment encodes these proteins:
- a CDS encoding SDR family NAD(P)-dependent oxidoreductase, whose amino-acid sequence MNAPAFQLGSRTAVITGGASGIGFAIAKRFAAHGAAIEILDLQPTNLDAAVQELSDMGYRAHGEACDVSDSSSVDAAFSRILTRHKRIHILVNNAGIAHVGSALNTSPQEFAQVQRVNVNGVAHCTQAALREMTKAGSGVILNLASTVAQFGIADRFAYSASKGAVLAMTYSIAKDFLGHGIRCNALMPGRIHTPFVDRFIAKNYAGREVEMFDKLSQAQPIGRMGTPDEVAAAALFLCSDEASFVTGSAYPVDGGTLTLR is encoded by the coding sequence ATGAATGCGCCCGCTTTTCAATTAGGATCAAGGACCGCTGTCATCACCGGTGGTGCTTCTGGTATCGGATTCGCAATTGCCAAACGCTTTGCCGCGCATGGTGCTGCAATCGAAATCCTCGACCTGCAACCGACCAATCTCGACGCGGCCGTACAGGAACTTAGCGACATGGGATATCGGGCACACGGTGAGGCCTGCGATGTGAGTGATTCTAGTTCTGTCGACGCCGCGTTCTCCCGGATCCTGACTCGCCACAAGCGGATTCACATCCTGGTCAACAATGCCGGGATCGCTCATGTCGGCAGCGCTTTGAATACTTCGCCGCAGGAATTCGCCCAGGTGCAGCGCGTGAACGTCAACGGAGTGGCGCATTGCACGCAGGCCGCGCTACGGGAGATGACGAAAGCGGGAAGTGGAGTCATCTTGAACCTCGCCTCGACCGTGGCCCAGTTTGGTATCGCAGATCGATTTGCCTATTCGGCCAGTAAAGGAGCCGTACTTGCGATGACCTATTCCATTGCGAAGGACTTCCTTGGCCACGGCATCCGCTGCAATGCGCTCATGCCTGGTCGGATTCATACACCGTTCGTCGATCGCTTCATTGCGAAAAACTACGCGGGTCGCGAAGTGGAAATGTTCGACAAGCTCTCTCAGGCCCAGCCAATCGGTCGCATGGGCACACCTGATGAGGTTGCTGCGGCCGCGCTATTTTTGTGTAGCGACGAAGCCTCTTTCGTGACGGGAAGTGCCTATCCCGTCGATGGTGGCACTTTGACCCTTCGCTGA
- a CDS encoding DinB family protein: MSSPAYLAHMQSDDGSLSAADLIATYEEQIDLLRAAVSGLTTEQLRARPIAGKWSTLEVVCHLTDCELYFSERMIRTIALERPLLISVDEGPYPERLNYQSLDINEQLELFTALRRHVARSLKAQPVEGWQRSAVHSGLGLVTLRKLVLYAIRHISHHLPFIAEKRAALK, encoded by the coding sequence ATGAGCAGTCCAGCCTACCTTGCACACATGCAAAGCGACGACGGGTCTCTCTCCGCCGCCGACCTGATCGCGACCTACGAAGAACAGATCGACTTGCTACGTGCGGCTGTCAGCGGTCTCACGACCGAACAACTGCGTGCCCGCCCGATCGCAGGCAAGTGGAGCACCCTGGAAGTTGTTTGTCATCTGACAGACTGCGAACTCTATTTCTCTGAACGGATGATTCGGACAATCGCGCTGGAGCGGCCTCTTTTGATCAGCGTCGATGAAGGCCCCTATCCAGAACGATTGAACTACCAATCACTCGACATCAATGAGCAACTCGAGCTCTTCACCGCCCTTCGCCGCCACGTTGCCCGCAGTTTAAAAGCCCAACCCGTAGAAGGCTGGCAGCGTTCCGCTGTTCACAGCGGACTGGGTCTGGTCACCCTGAGAAAACTGGTTCTCTATGCCATCCGACACATCTCACATCACCTGCCGTTTATTGCAGAGAAACGCGCCGCGCTCAAGTAG
- a CDS encoding SRPBCC family protein, with product MIDKNETSATGDTNRRKIVIERTYTAAVKELWELWTTKEGFESWWGPEGFRAEVRALDARQDGTLHYDMIADSPEMVAAMKQMGRPASHEGRATFTVFAPHDRLSITSLIDFLPGVKPYESTIKVEFFPSGTTVRMVVTLDPMHNEEFTQMQKEGFASQLSKLDKRYDWVQV from the coding sequence ATGATCGACAAGAATGAAACCTCGGCGACTGGCGACACGAACCGGCGAAAGATCGTCATCGAACGCACGTACACCGCCGCGGTCAAGGAGCTCTGGGAATTGTGGACGACCAAGGAAGGCTTTGAATCGTGGTGGGGACCTGAAGGCTTCCGCGCCGAAGTGCGTGCTCTCGATGCGCGGCAGGACGGCACCCTACACTATGACATGATCGCCGATTCACCCGAGATGGTCGCGGCAATGAAGCAAATGGGCCGACCAGCATCCCATGAGGGGCGTGCAACGTTTACTGTGTTCGCGCCTCACGATCGGTTATCGATTACGAGCTTGATCGATTTTCTGCCAGGAGTGAAACCGTACGAGAGCACGATCAAGGTGGAATTCTTCCCCTCGGGAACGACCGTGCGGATGGTTGTCACGCTCGATCCCATGCACAACGAGGAGTTCACACAGATGCAGAAGGAAGGTTTCGCGAGTCAGCTCTCGAAGCTCGACAAGCGGTATGATTGGGTGCAGGTGTGA
- a CDS encoding DUF2185 domain-containing protein: MTGKVFKLSPDQIDPLALQRGCCVASDMITVQGMSVGYMYRETPDFKDDSGWRFLAGTESQEYLENPENLQIYDVNTIANYDSEIIPFLDEISGSAFERCQSTGGFVATDFPCEP; this comes from the coding sequence ATGACTGGCAAGGTATTCAAACTCAGTCCTGATCAAATCGACCCGCTGGCACTTCAGCGTGGATGCTGTGTTGCCAGTGACATGATCACTGTACAGGGCATGAGCGTTGGCTATATGTACCGAGAGACACCGGATTTCAAAGACGACAGCGGTTGGCGTTTTCTCGCTGGAACCGAATCACAAGAATACCTCGAGAACCCTGAGAATCTTCAGATTTACGACGTAAACACGATTGCCAATTACGACTCGGAGATTATTCCCTTTTTGGACGAAATAAGCGGTTCTGCGTTTGAGCGATGTCAATCCACTGGAGGGTTTGTCGCAACCGACTTTCCATGCGAACCCTAA
- a CDS encoding DUF1559 domain-containing protein, whose translation MTAVRCRCRGFTLIELLVVIAIIAVLIALLLPAVQQAREAARRTQCKNNLKQIGLALHNYHDVYQVFPMGFTDTVMGNSETIGDGWAWSVFLLPQLDQGSLYNQFDFSKTPYSCVTCGTIPTGNQALIATSLPAFRCPSDVGPSVISNNPGNAAAGKGTNAVALSNYMASAGPFDGKPCVASATDATIPVSEVRNIGLFRINTSLGFRDITDGTSNVLAVGEVRYIANGTDTTGSTYGSSRQFIYGNVTTGGGPLCSNNGPGNNGLHLHARWTREKINPPLLSANNVDRAFHSLHTGGAQFLIADGSVRFISDSINHTNTDYVASPSNLSGPYGTYQQLSGVNDGQVISDF comes from the coding sequence ATGACTGCTGTTCGCTGCCGATGCCGTGGATTTACATTGATCGAACTACTCGTCGTGATTGCAATCATTGCGGTATTGATCGCGCTTCTTCTTCCCGCGGTGCAACAGGCCCGCGAGGCGGCTCGGCGCACTCAATGTAAAAACAATCTCAAACAAATAGGCCTTGCTCTTCACAATTATCACGATGTTTACCAGGTCTTCCCGATGGGGTTCACCGATACGGTGATGGGAAACTCAGAGACGATCGGCGATGGTTGGGCCTGGTCGGTATTCCTGCTGCCACAACTAGATCAAGGTTCGTTGTACAATCAGTTTGATTTCAGCAAGACTCCATACAGTTGTGTCACATGTGGTACAATACCGACGGGAAATCAAGCTCTCATCGCGACATCGCTTCCTGCGTTTCGGTGTCCATCGGACGTGGGGCCGAGCGTGATCTCCAACAATCCAGGGAACGCCGCCGCAGGGAAAGGGACGAACGCCGTGGCGCTTTCGAACTACATGGCAAGCGCCGGTCCATTTGATGGAAAGCCTTGTGTGGCCAGCGCAACAGATGCAACGATACCTGTCTCCGAAGTGCGAAACATCGGCCTGTTTCGAATCAACACGTCTCTCGGGTTTCGTGACATTACCGACGGAACGTCGAATGTGTTGGCCGTGGGTGAAGTTCGCTATATCGCCAATGGAACGGATACGACCGGAAGCACCTACGGGTCGTCTCGGCAGTTCATTTATGGCAACGTGACAACAGGTGGGGGGCCGTTGTGTAGCAACAATGGGCCGGGAAACAACGGTCTGCATCTGCACGCTCGATGGACTCGCGAGAAAATCAATCCGCCGTTGTTGTCGGCCAACAACGTTGACCGTGCATTCCATAGCTTGCATACAGGTGGGGCTCAGTTTCTGATCGCCGATGGCTCCGTACGGTTCATCAGCGACAGTATCAATCATACCAATACGGACTATGTTGCCAGCCCCTCGAATCTCAGTGGGCCGTATGGGACGTATCAGCAACTCTCCGGGGTCAACGATGGTCAGGTGATCTCTGATTTTTAG
- a CDS encoding oxidoreductase gives MRLQNQVIFITGSTTGIGAAMARRFVREGARVILHGRDTARGEALRAELGTDCAGFVLGDLAEKESPAELADASLQCFGRVDALVNNAALTTRSHLQETDVAFFDRMIAVNLRAPFMLIRALLPALKRAEGCVLNVGSILAHCGQSNLPAYSISKGGLMTLTRNFADTLGPDRVRVNQLNVGWTLTDNEYQTKIGDGLPANWPETLPLSAAPSGKLLMPQDIAEAALYWVSPASRPITGSVVDLEQYPIIGRIPNQEHKVQ, from the coding sequence ATGCGTCTACAAAATCAGGTCATCTTCATCACCGGCAGTACGACTGGAATCGGCGCCGCCATGGCACGCCGATTCGTTCGCGAAGGGGCACGAGTCATCCTACATGGTCGAGACACGGCCCGCGGCGAAGCGTTACGAGCGGAGTTGGGCACCGACTGTGCGGGTTTCGTCCTAGGGGATCTTGCCGAAAAGGAGTCTCCTGCGGAGTTAGCCGATGCCTCACTGCAATGCTTCGGCCGCGTCGACGCTTTGGTGAACAATGCCGCGCTCACGACTCGGTCGCATCTTCAAGAAACCGATGTGGCGTTTTTCGATCGGATGATCGCCGTGAATCTGCGTGCACCGTTCATGCTCATTCGCGCCCTGCTGCCCGCCTTGAAACGGGCCGAGGGCTGTGTGCTGAATGTGGGAAGTATCCTCGCACACTGCGGCCAATCGAATCTTCCCGCGTACTCCATTAGTAAGGGCGGTCTCATGACGCTTACCCGCAACTTTGCGGACACGCTTGGCCCGGATCGCGTCCGCGTGAACCAGCTCAACGTCGGCTGGACACTGACGGACAACGAATATCAGACGAAGATCGGCGACGGTCTTCCGGCCAACTGGCCTGAAACCTTGCCTCTCTCTGCCGCGCCGTCCGGCAAGCTGTTGATGCCCCAGGATATTGCCGAAGCGGCCCTTTACTGGGTCAGTCCCGCCAGCCGTCCGATCACCGGTAGTGTCGTGGATCTTGAGCAATATCCCATCATTGGTCGAATTCCCAATCAGGAGCACAAAGTTCAATGA
- a CDS encoding ArsR/SmtB family transcription factor, with translation MNAFEALADPTRRSIVEALRKGERQVNDIVEEAGIHQSGVSRHLRILHEAGFVSMRPDGQRRLYCLRPEPFRELDQWLAQYRNLWEARLDRFGAALEKRRSSGSPPKKESK, from the coding sequence ATGAATGCCTTTGAAGCCTTGGCTGATCCGACTCGCCGTAGCATTGTCGAGGCGCTGCGGAAGGGTGAACGGCAAGTCAACGATATCGTTGAAGAGGCCGGTATCCACCAGTCTGGTGTCTCTCGTCATCTGCGCATCCTTCACGAAGCGGGCTTCGTTTCGATGCGGCCGGATGGACAGCGGCGCCTGTATTGTCTCAGACCCGAACCGTTCCGCGAACTCGATCAGTGGCTCGCGCAGTACCGCAATTTGTGGGAAGCACGCCTTGACCGATTTGGAGCGGCGCTCGAGAAGCGGCGCTCAAGCGGAAGCCCCCCAAAGAAGGAAAGCAAATGA
- a CDS encoding IlvD/Edd family dehydratase produces MLKLRSESWWNDPANPGMTALYLERFLNYGLTPGELQSGRPVIGIAQSANDLAPCNRVHLQTVTRLCDGVRDAGGVPFVFPMHPLQESVRRPTAALDRNLAYLGLVEVLHGYPLDGVIFTTGCDKTTPAALMAAATTDLPSLIFNGGPMLNSYLNGELAGAGTIIWEARRRLGAGEIDEKQFMDLLAGSAPSTGHCNVMGTALSMNCLAEATGMALPGSASIPAPYGERGQIAHLAGQRIVAMVREDLRPSKVITRESLLNAVRVNTSLGGSTNCPPHLIAIARHAGVELQIQDWETAGYDLPLLVNLQPAGKYLGEDFHRAGGLPTVMRELLRHGLLDGNAFTITGHSLAVNVADAPAPDGKIIHTVESPMRQRAGFLVLTGNLFEAALIKTSVISEDFRNRYLCTPGSEDRFECHAVVFDGPEDYHARLNDPALMMDENTMLVVRGTGTIGFPGSGEVVNMQPPNALLRQGIKELPMLGDGRQSGTSASPSILNSSPEAYAGGGLAKLRTGDRIRVDLRTRRVDALVPAAEWNARDTALFDVPPPNATPWQQIYRSHVGQLHTGACLDFACAFRSVCSTIPRHNH; encoded by the coding sequence ATGCTGAAATTGCGCTCTGAATCCTGGTGGAATGATCCAGCCAACCCCGGCATGACCGCACTCTACCTGGAACGGTTTCTCAACTACGGCCTGACGCCGGGCGAGCTTCAAAGTGGGCGTCCGGTCATTGGCATTGCGCAGTCGGCAAATGACCTGGCTCCGTGCAATCGCGTGCATTTACAGACGGTGACGCGACTCTGCGACGGTGTTCGAGATGCGGGTGGCGTGCCATTTGTATTTCCCATGCATCCGTTGCAAGAATCAGTGCGGCGGCCAACGGCGGCGCTGGATCGCAATCTTGCCTACCTGGGACTCGTCGAAGTTTTGCACGGCTATCCGCTGGATGGCGTGATCTTCACCACAGGTTGCGACAAGACGACTCCCGCCGCACTGATGGCTGCGGCCACCACCGACTTGCCTTCGCTGATCTTCAACGGCGGGCCGATGCTGAACAGCTATCTCAATGGGGAACTCGCCGGTGCAGGTACCATCATCTGGGAAGCTCGGCGGCGGCTTGGTGCGGGCGAGATCGACGAGAAGCAGTTCATGGACCTGCTGGCGGGATCTGCTCCGAGTACGGGACATTGCAATGTCATGGGAACCGCACTCTCGATGAACTGCCTCGCAGAGGCCACGGGCATGGCGCTGCCCGGCAGTGCCAGCATTCCGGCGCCGTATGGCGAACGCGGCCAGATCGCACACTTGGCGGGCCAACGAATTGTCGCGATGGTGCGTGAAGATCTGAGGCCATCAAAAGTCATCACCCGTGAATCTCTGCTGAACGCCGTCCGCGTGAATACCAGCCTCGGCGGGAGCACGAATTGTCCCCCGCATCTCATCGCCATCGCGCGTCACGCGGGGGTGGAGTTGCAGATCCAGGACTGGGAGACGGCGGGCTACGATCTGCCGTTGCTCGTGAATCTCCAGCCTGCCGGAAAGTACCTCGGTGAGGATTTTCATCGAGCGGGTGGGTTGCCGACAGTGATGCGAGAGCTGCTGCGGCATGGTTTGCTCGATGGCAACGCCTTCACCATCACGGGACACAGCCTGGCTGTGAATGTGGCTGACGCGCCAGCTCCAGATGGAAAGATCATCCACACCGTGGAATCGCCGATGCGCCAGCGGGCGGGCTTCCTGGTACTGACAGGGAATCTCTTTGAGGCGGCGCTGATCAAGACCAGCGTGATTAGCGAGGACTTCCGCAATCGTTATCTCTGCACGCCGGGAAGCGAAGATCGCTTCGAATGCCATGCCGTGGTGTTTGATGGCCCCGAGGACTATCACGCGCGTCTGAATGATCCCGCCTTGATGATGGATGAGAACACCATGCTGGTCGTTCGCGGCACGGGCACCATCGGCTTTCCTGGCAGTGGCGAAGTCGTGAACATGCAGCCGCCCAATGCCCTGTTGCGGCAGGGGATCAAAGAACTTCCCATGCTAGGCGATGGCCGGCAAAGCGGGACATCGGCCAGCCCGTCTATCCTCAACTCCTCGCCCGAAGCGTATGCCGGAGGCGGCCTGGCGAAGCTGCGGACAGGGGACCGTATTCGCGTTGATCTTCGCACCCGCCGTGTCGATGCGCTGGTGCCCGCCGCCGAATGGAACGCACGCGACACTGCCTTGTTCGATGTGCCGCCGCCGAATGCGACACCCTGGCAGCAAATTTACCGCAGCCATGTTGGCCAGCTCCACACCGGTGCCTGTCTCGACTTTGCCTGTGCCTTCCGTTCCGTGTGCAGCACGATTCCGCGGCACAATCACTAA
- a CDS encoding fumarylacetoacetate hydrolase family protein: MKLIRFGTPGQEQPGLILADGRCIDASAFGSDYDEAFFGGDGLARLGAWAAAHATTAPTVDSHVRRGSCIARPSKIVCIGLNYADHAKESGVEIPKEPILFMKSTSSLAGPNDEIVIPRGSSKTDWEVELAVIIGKRASYVNETEAMQHVAGYALHNDYSERAWQLERGGQWVKGKSCDTFAPLGPFLATPDEILDPHSLSMWLKVNGVVRQNSSTAQMIFKVPFLVAYISQFMTLLPGDVISTGTPPGVGLGLKPVPVFLKPGDVVELGIEGLGESRQQAVSVTVHSPKNGEQAHIPGSLESTVH, encoded by the coding sequence ATGAAACTCATTCGATTCGGGACACCCGGCCAGGAACAGCCGGGGCTGATCCTCGCTGACGGCCGCTGCATCGATGCATCCGCCTTTGGCAGTGACTACGATGAAGCGTTCTTCGGCGGCGACGGTCTTGCACGGCTTGGCGCATGGGCGGCCGCGCACGCCACAACCGCTCCTACAGTCGATTCTCACGTGCGACGGGGCTCGTGCATTGCGCGTCCCAGCAAGATCGTCTGCATCGGTCTGAACTATGCCGATCACGCGAAGGAATCCGGTGTCGAGATTCCGAAGGAACCGATCCTGTTCATGAAGAGCACTTCGTCGCTCGCGGGGCCGAACGATGAGATCGTGATTCCACGCGGTTCAAGCAAGACGGATTGGGAAGTCGAATTGGCCGTCATCATTGGCAAACGCGCCAGCTATGTGAATGAGACCGAAGCGATGCAGCATGTCGCCGGTTATGCACTTCATAATGATTACAGCGAACGTGCCTGGCAGCTCGAACGTGGAGGTCAGTGGGTGAAGGGGAAGAGTTGCGACACCTTCGCGCCGCTCGGTCCATTCCTCGCCACGCCCGACGAGATCCTCGACCCGCATTCGCTGTCCATGTGGCTGAAGGTCAATGGCGTCGTTCGGCAGAACAGCAGCACGGCACAGATGATCTTCAAGGTCCCGTTTCTTGTCGCCTACATCAGTCAGTTTATGACGCTGCTGCCGGGGGATGTCATCAGCACGGGCACTCCTCCCGGAGTCGGCCTCGGATTGAAGCCTGTCCCTGTTTTTCTGAAGCCCGGCGATGTTGTTGAACTAGGCATTGAGGGCTTGGGCGAATCTCGGCAGCAGGCCGTTTCGGTCACCGTTCACAGCCCGAAGAATGGGGAACAGGCACATATTCCCGGTTCATTGGAATCCACGGTGCACTGA
- a CDS encoding tetratricopeptide repeat protein, producing MTTEEVTTESMINPQSVVRRLAAAEGYLELGMPGYALAELNSVVDAGPFAPIAELFRGEALQAQEKYADAIEPLNRAARMFPAPFNQRALLALSNCYRQDGQIQLADETAAAVEMPDDLPQGAKVIIAPIFHIAKSAGKRISDDHN from the coding sequence ATGACCACCGAAGAAGTGACAACCGAGTCGATGATTAATCCCCAGTCGGTCGTTCGGCGCCTGGCGGCTGCCGAAGGATATCTGGAATTGGGAATGCCAGGTTATGCCTTGGCAGAATTGAACAGTGTCGTAGATGCCGGGCCATTTGCGCCGATCGCGGAACTGTTCCGCGGCGAAGCGCTTCAGGCTCAGGAAAAGTATGCGGACGCAATCGAGCCTCTCAATCGAGCGGCTCGGATGTTTCCCGCCCCGTTCAATCAACGCGCATTGCTCGCGTTGAGCAATTGCTACCGTCAAGACGGTCAGATCCAACTGGCTGACGAAACGGCAGCGGCTGTTGAAATGCCTGATGATTTGCCACAAGGCGCAAAAGTGATCATCGCGCCGATTTTCCATATCGCCAAATCGGCAGGAAAGCGGATCTCCGACGATCACAACTGA
- a CDS encoding helix-turn-helix domain-containing protein, whose translation MAVLLENIQFASNENLRLLHWQASAKSLQSLEASGRRIPVAGVGGRWHSHPEMEFTIFQRGSGTRYVGDHVGTFGELDCVLLGGDLPHCWMEAERTDGYVLQFQLPAEHPLYRLGGAEELQRLFYSARRGIHYRFSIARRALVLLEAMATRSSLARAGLLLELLALLHDAPRSQTTLLSRGQIRVGVNEATRPCLEAVVQWMLEHFTKPIELEEAIKRSAMSRATFYRQFLKQTGKTFHTFLTDARLVHAHQLLTQSQRGIAEIAYASGFGSLTRFNAAFREKFAKSPREVRKCVDSALAGPRGSGA comes from the coding sequence ATGGCAGTCCTACTCGAAAACATTCAGTTCGCTTCCAATGAAAATCTGCGTCTTCTGCACTGGCAGGCCAGCGCGAAGTCGTTGCAATCTCTGGAAGCAAGTGGACGACGTATTCCCGTGGCGGGTGTCGGGGGACGCTGGCACAGCCATCCCGAGATGGAGTTCACGATCTTTCAGCGCGGCTCAGGCACGCGGTACGTCGGCGACCATGTCGGCACGTTTGGCGAGTTGGATTGTGTGCTGCTCGGTGGTGACCTGCCGCACTGCTGGATGGAAGCCGAACGCACGGATGGCTATGTCTTGCAGTTTCAGCTTCCCGCAGAGCATCCGCTGTATCGCTTGGGCGGTGCTGAGGAGCTGCAGCGGCTGTTCTACAGCGCCAGGCGAGGAATACACTATCGGTTTTCCATTGCGCGGCGGGCACTGGTGCTGCTCGAAGCCATGGCGACGAGATCATCGCTCGCCCGCGCCGGCTTGCTGTTGGAATTGTTGGCCCTGCTGCACGATGCCCCGCGAAGCCAGACCACGCTGCTGAGTCGTGGGCAGATTCGCGTCGGGGTCAACGAGGCCACGCGACCGTGCCTGGAGGCCGTCGTGCAATGGATGCTGGAACATTTCACCAAGCCGATTGAGCTGGAAGAAGCGATCAAACGCAGCGCCATGAGCCGCGCCACATTTTACCGACAGTTCCTCAAGCAGACCGGCAAAACGTTTCACACGTTTCTCACCGATGCGCGTCTGGTGCATGCTCACCAACTGCTCACGCAATCGCAGCGTGGTATCGCAGAGATCGCTTATGCCAGCGGTTTCGGAAGCCTGACCCGTTTCAACGCCGCCTTCCGCGAAAAGTTCGCGAAGTCACCACGTGAGGTGCGAAAGTGCGTTGATTCGGCCTTGGCTGGCCCCCGCGGAAGTGGAGCTTAA
- a CDS encoding class I SAM-dependent methyltransferase, producing MSQEKQIVEPDNTAVRVALWRALHVAIDSPPHVFEDEVGLKLVAPDDGWQSRPDMSPFTKPFRASIVARARFIEDLVAEQVARGVGQYVILGAGLDTFSQRRPELASRLIVFEVDPPGPQAWKRQRLVETGFGIAPYLRLVPVDFEAGDTWWDRLVGSGFDATRPAVVASTGVSMYLTKDAITATLRQVAALAPGSTFAMSFMLPIEMADPEVRLGIQRAVEGARASGTPFISFFTPAEMLALAREAGFKDVEHVSAATLTQRYFAGRTDGLRLPNNSEELLVATT from the coding sequence ATGAGCCAGGAAAAGCAAATCGTGGAGCCAGACAACACTGCAGTGCGGGTTGCCTTATGGCGTGCGTTGCACGTGGCGATCGACTCACCCCCGCATGTGTTCGAAGACGAAGTCGGACTGAAACTGGTGGCTCCAGATGACGGATGGCAAAGCCGCCCCGACATGAGCCCTTTTACGAAGCCCTTCCGCGCCTCGATCGTCGCGCGAGCCCGCTTCATCGAGGATCTTGTCGCAGAACAGGTTGCTCGCGGTGTCGGACAATATGTCATCCTTGGCGCAGGTCTGGATACCTTTTCGCAGCGTCGCCCTGAACTTGCCTCCCGTCTGATTGTCTTCGAGGTCGATCCGCCTGGGCCCCAGGCGTGGAAGCGTCAGCGACTTGTCGAAACTGGGTTTGGCATCGCACCGTATCTGCGGTTGGTGCCGGTTGATTTCGAAGCCGGCGACACATGGTGGGATCGGCTCGTTGGATCAGGCTTCGATGCAACGCGGCCAGCTGTCGTTGCATCCACGGGTGTCAGCATGTACCTCACGAAGGATGCGATCACAGCGACGCTGCGCCAAGTCGCCGCACTCGCGCCCGGCTCCACGTTCGCGATGTCGTTCATGCTGCCGATCGAAATGGCAGACCCCGAAGTGCGCCTCGGAATCCAGCGGGCGGTCGAAGGAGCGCGCGCCAGCGGAACGCCGTTCATCAGCTTCTTCACACCTGCAGAGATGCTGGCGCTGGCCCGCGAAGCCGGCTTTAAAGACGTCGAGCACGTGTCGGCCGCCACACTGACGCAGCGTTATTTCGCAGGCAGGACCGACGGTCTTCGACTTCCCAATAATTCAGAAGAACTGCTTGTCGCGACAACTTAG
- a CDS encoding DUF1801 domain-containing protein produces the protein MARTEKGRIMTEGKSKPKTKSEPRTSEVPRPAAKTKRSAKTSAKKADGATPVLAAKKSHEQATGKTASLLIDQRIRDLGDWRGDVLARMRALILEADPEMTEEWKWMGTPVWAHQGIVCTGESYKKVVKLTFAQGAKVADPSRLFNSSLDGNTRRAIDIHEGEMVDAVAFKSLIKAAVAQNGSTTSKAKGARPAASDAKPVKLLSGGNPQIAKADGDAPVQQYIAAMPGWKSDVGRWLDALIVQCVPNVQKAVKWNSPLYGVEGQGWFLGVHTFARYVKIAFFNGTSLQPMPPQSSKDKNTRYFHIHEDDQLDEAQVASWVKQAAALPGWIS, from the coding sequence ATGGCTCGAACTGAGAAGGGGCGGATCATGACTGAGGGCAAGTCGAAGCCGAAGACCAAGAGTGAGCCTCGTACGAGCGAGGTGCCAAGGCCCGCCGCCAAGACGAAGAGATCGGCGAAGACGAGTGCGAAAAAAGCCGACGGCGCCACTCCGGTTCTGGCGGCGAAAAAAAGCCATGAGCAAGCAACCGGGAAAACCGCCTCTTTGCTCATCGATCAGCGGATTCGTGATTTGGGGGATTGGCGCGGCGATGTTCTGGCCCGTATGCGCGCCCTGATTCTGGAGGCCGATCCCGAGATGACCGAAGAATGGAAATGGATGGGCACTCCCGTCTGGGCGCATCAGGGGATCGTCTGCACCGGAGAGTCTTACAAAAAGGTTGTAAAGCTGACATTCGCTCAAGGGGCCAAAGTCGCAGACCCCTCACGTCTCTTCAATTCCAGCTTGGATGGTAACACGCGAAGGGCGATCGACATCCACGAAGGAGAGATGGTTGATGCCGTCGCCTTCAAATCACTCATCAAGGCGGCAGTGGCCCAGAATGGCTCGACGACTTCGAAAGCGAAGGGCGCCAGGCCGGCTGCCAGCGATGCCAAACCCGTGAAACTCCTTTCAGGTGGTAATCCGCAAATCGCGAAAGCCGACGGCGACGCTCCGGTCCAGCAATACATTGCTGCGATGCCGGGTTGGAAGAGTGATGTCGGCCGGTGGCTCGATGCTCTTATCGTGCAGTGTGTGCCCAACGTTCAGAAGGCCGTGAAGTGGAACTCGCCGTTGTATGGCGTCGAAGGCCAGGGCTGGTTCCTGGGTGTCCACACGTTTGCACGCTACGTCAAGATTGCATTCTTCAATGGAACGTCGCTGCAACCGATGCCGCCACAGTCCAGCAAGGACAAGAACACGCGTTACTTTCATATCCATGAAGATGATCAACTCGATGAGGCGCAAGTGGCTTCATGGGTGAAGCAAGCTGCGGCCTTGCCCGGATGGATATCATAA